From Tursiops truncatus isolate mTurTru1 chromosome 13, mTurTru1.mat.Y, whole genome shotgun sequence:
TGGCAGCAACAAAAAATTGTAAGCAGTCGTTactcttttaagttttttaaaaaccttttacaTTGTAAGTACCCAGTCCATTCTGTCCTTACGCAGTGCAGTTTTCATTGTTAATGTTGCTGAGATGTCCTTAATTTTCTGAACCTTCATCTGCATGTATGTCTTTGTCGCTCTTGTCTAacataaaacagttaaaatgCTTTTAGACGATTTTGCTTTTATACAGCTAGGGTTTTAGCTTTaagcttttgaaaatgtttatagcaataaatgctaGTCAGCTTTCTTCCCAGTAACATGTACACTTTCTTTGAAAATCTATCTATTTGAAGAAAAACATCTCTGTTTTTCTCGTCTTGGTAGGGGGGGTGGGTGAGGGAAAGGAAGACCTCTTTGTGTAAAGAGACTAAAGCCGTCACAGGAAACTAgattaaaactggaaaacaagtcCTAGCTGGTTCGAGCCAAACACCATCGTTAACTCGGGGGTATTTTCTATGGTGGTTGGGATGGCCGGTGCGTCTTTTGCCTTTTGTTTGATTTGACTGTGTATTTTCGCCTTTTGTCTCTTAATGACGGTCACACCATTGCTATATCCAGAGCAGTAAACAGTCCTCAGCGAAGCCGCCTTTTGCCAACCCAACCCTGGAAAATTTGCAGAAGTGGAAGGAGCTGAAAATGCCATGAGAGTGTAACTTTAAAaaggtaacaacaacaaaaaagacaccACCACTACTCCAAATATTCCCAACTAAACAATCCccctaaaagatattttttacaaTAACACCTCCAAAACCTCCGCCCAGCTTGATCTTCCAGACTCCATGGCACCGGGCTGAGCGGgtaagtaaaaacaacaacaacaacaacaacaaaactgccTTTTACCCCTTCGAGGAAATGTTTTTTCGAGCAGGCCAAGGGCTGCAAATGTTTGGGAGCTGAGGGGAGAAGGTTTCAGGAGCTTCATGTTTGGCAGCCGGAtcgggaggggtgggggggtgggaacGAGGAGGGCTCTTCAGACCCTTTTGCCCCTTCTGCCCCGGAGGCGAGAGGAAGGTCTCCCCAGCGACGTGGGGCATCCACGGAGCCGCCTGCGCTCGTCCTCGCTTTTCTAGGTCTGAGCCTTGGGGGGAGAAGAAATTGAAGTGCTTTGGGGAATGGGGGCACAAAAGCCGAGGAAGCCTCTCCTTCCGGGCCTGGGGTCTCTTTGCCTTTTGATTGTGGGGGTCTCGCCCTCCGAAGCCGGCTTTTCGGGGCTCCGGGGTGCGCCTGCGCTTCCTGAGCGAAAAAGGACAAAAGGCCGGCGTCCATGTTGGCACCATGACGCAGCATCTCTCCCGCCTGCAGCCCGAGCGCTGCCTGTGCTCCCGGCCGCGCTCGCTCCTCCCTCCCAAACACGAGTTTTATTTTCAGGTTCAGAGCAGAGCCGCCGGCTGGGCCGGGGCCGAGGCCGAGGCCGGGGCAGGAGCCAGGGCGGGACTGCGGGTGGCTAATGGCGGccgctttcttccttcctccctcctttcccggTTGTCGTTGGGAGCCCGGAGCAGGCGGCGGCCCCTCGGCCGGGCCGGGCCCCGAGAGCCCGCAGGACACAGCGCCCCGGGTCGAGGGGTGGTCACGGAGGCCGTTTTGGGGGCCGCAGGCCTGGGGGCGTCGCGCGCCGCGGCTTTCGCGCTCGCCTCTGCCGGGCGAGGCGGTCAGACGGGCGCCATTTCGCGCGCCGCCCGCGGCTCGGGCGGTGGCGGCCGCCGCGCGCCAGgcgggaggagggaaggaggcggCGGGGCcgcgggtggggggaggggaggccgccGCGGCGCCGCCCGCGTTCCAGGCCTCCGCCTGCGGGGACGCCCCTGGCCCGGGGAAACCTCGACGAAGAGCGCGGGTTCCGCAACGTCCTCGGACCCCGCTCCCGACCTGGGGGCCCCCGGGGGCACGAGGAGGCCGGCGCGGTCGCGGggtcttttctcttccctcccgcGCGGGAGCCAGTAGCAAAGGGCCACCGGGGCAGTCGGGGCCTCGAGGCCACCCCCTGACCCCGACCGGCTCCTCCAGAGGCCGTGGACTTATTCCCCGCGGCCCGGCCCTGATCCCAGGCCGTCCCTGCTGCCCACCCCGAGCTTCGGCGCCCACGTCCGGCTTCCAACCGCCCTTTGATAGCCGAGCCCGAGGGGCAGGTGGGCCCCTTTTGTCCCCACTTGGGGCGTGAGGCCCTCACGCTGGCCGCCGACGTCCCTAGGTGGCCGTCCAGGCACAGCCGGCCAGCCGGCGCTCTGGAAGGTGGGGTGGGGTTTGAGGCCTGGGAAAGCCGAGCGGGCCTTCCCCGGGATCCCCAGAGGCGGAGGGCTCTGGGGTAAACCCTCGCATCTCCGGcccttcctgggggaggggatgcgGACGGGGCGGGCCTTTGGAAATGCAGATGAGCCGCCGCCTGCTGCTCGGCGCCCCGGCTGAACCTTGGTGATTCATCCACACCCCCCTCCTATTCATTCTGGAGTGAGGGCTGCCTTGGCAGCTGGGAAGGGGGGAGAGGCATTTGTAAGGCTCCCCTTCCCTCATGGAGACCGTATCCGGTTTGTGGCCATCGACGCCCTAAAACACCCTCCGATTTTTCCCCCCAGGATCATGACCGGAGAAGGGGCCCGGTACCCCCAGAGTGGACCGTCCTCCTTTGGACAGAAGCAGGCCTAGTTTGACAGTCCTCCCACCAAGGTAGGTGTGAGCCCTTTCCCAGCCTGCGAGAGATATTTGGGGGGCTTtggcctggagcccagggagggcGGGCACCCCAAACCTGCTAGTCTGGTTCTGCAGCCCTTCCCCCCCACAGATGTGTGGGACTGAAATCGGCTGCCTGCTGGGCCTGCTTGGTCCATCCATCCCCGCCTGTCAGCTTCCGTTGTCAGGAGTTTGGGGCGTGCAATTCTTTGCCATATTTAGGAGCATAGGAGAGGCTGCACTTGCATGTATTAGGTTGGCCCAAAAGTTAGTTCGGGTCTTTCCGTAACATCGTACAAaagcccgaacgaactttttggccaacccaatatttcccAGTTGTGTGTTTGGTGGGTGGAGTGCCCTGGATGCCTCTTCTGAAAGACACAGGCAGCTGCCAGGAAACCGGGCCCGGCCCTGGCCCTCCCTTCCGGCCTCCGCTGGGGGCGTGTGGGGTGACTGTGTGAGCTGGCCTCTTCCCCTCTGATGTCTGGCTGCTAGGGAGGTGAAGAACAGAAAGACCTGAGATCTGGGCCAGCTTTCTTTAAGAAAGAGGTTTCTTGACTCTTCcccttccagggaattcccacgaTTCCACCTCACCCAggcccccccccaccaaaaaaaaaagaaaagaaaaagccctgTTTGTAGAACGGGAGAAACCCGGATTTGAAACCTGGCTAGCCATTTCACCTGCTGTGACCTTGCGTAAGCAGCACAGATCCTCAGCCCCAGTTTCACCATCTGCACAGATGGGTCAGTGATTGTCAAAGTTGAGTGTGCAGCCGAATCACACGGGTGGCTCATTAGAATCGACTCCGAGGCCCGGTCCTTGAGTTTCTCATTCAGTAGGTGGGGCCTGAGagcttgcatttctaacaagttcccaggtgatgctgatgctgccttGTGGAGACATTTTGAGAACCTTTGGGCCAGGTAACACCTGGGGTGTTGTGAGGATCCAAGCATGTGCTGTTGGAACCCCGAACTATTTCTTGGTGCGGAGGTGTCGCTTCGTAGAGATGGCAGCTCTCTCCTTATTCTCCTTACGCAAGCTGACAGCATGCAGTTTCCCATTCTCTTTATCTCCAGGAAGCTCCGCAGCTGGAGACAGTGCGGCCCTTGATCTCTGACCCCTCTCCCACGTGATCTTTAGTTTGTGATTACTTTGATGAGCCATTTGGGTCCAGGTGCTGCTGATTGCGCCGCCTCCCCCGTTCGGGCCGAGGCTTGACTTCCGGGTCTAATAGGCTCTGCTCACTTTTATCCCGTCCTTCAGTTTGGGGGCTGGAGTGAGGACTGGGGGAGCCGTAGGGCTTGACCCAGAGGTTTTGTTGGGGGCGTGTTGGTGCTTAATCGAGGGAGGCTCTAAGGCAGGCAGCTGTGGGTTTGACTCTCCCCTGTGCTGGTTGACCTTGGGCGAGTCTCCTGTGTAAAGTGATGATAATGAAGCCTGCAGTAAAGGGTGGAGGGCGGATTAAGTGCGATTAAGGGGGCCGGCCTCACAGGCTTCACACCAGTTGGCCCCCCTTCGGAGGTGGCTgcggggggtggggctgggctgtcCGAGAGCTCCTCCCCCACCAGCCCACCTCGTAGCACGTGGCACAGCCTCAGGGCAAAGGGGAAGGCTGACATTCTGCAGGCTGGGAGCCAGCTCCATTTTTACTCCAGTGTGTGAGTTGGGATGGTGGCTTTTCCTCAAGTCCACAGGCTGTTGTTCCATGATGGGTCATGGTTTGGGGGGTTCCCCCCACCCGGAGAGTAacgtgactcacccaaggtcaggAGGTCACCACCGGCAGTCAGGATGAGATTCCAGGTGTCTTCCAGCCCAGCACCTGTGTGCATGGCACCCCCTAGCCCCAGCTGCTGGGTTATTCTGGGCTCCTGCCAGTGCTAGCTGTCTGCTGGCGTCACCGCCTGGGAGCTGGGAAAGCTATTTGGTTGAAAGTAACCAGCGTGGTACTCTTAGGTCCTTCTGGCTGTCATGCCTTGGCGCCATGAGGGTCTCCAGATAAGCTGGATTTGGTCCATGCTGTCTTTTGCTGGGGGGCAAGGGGTGCAGCCGACCACACCTGGCACCAGACTCCCTTCCCCCTACCCAGGGTGAGCACGTTGTAAAAGTTGGCGAGGCTCACATTATTAGTATTATACGAGCCTTTCCCTCCTTCCACAGTCTGCCCCAATCCGGCGGTTTAAATTCGGCTCTGCCATTGATGAGTTCATTCAACTCCCTGGATTCTCAGGTGACCTTTCTGCCCCCTGAGGGTGTCCTGCATCCCTTCTGATAGAGCCCTTGGGGCTCCACGGGGCTGGGGTCTTTATCTCCCGTGGGCGTTGGATAGTTAAATAATTGATTTAAACCTCTCCCTCCCAGCAGCAGCTTGGAGGGTTACAGCCAGTTCCTCCACTCCCGCCCTCGGACCAATTAGGGAACAATGAGGCGCTCCATTGTGGTCCGGGTGTGATTCTTGGAAGGGAGAGGGGTCCCGATGACCTGGAAGGATCGTACCCCTCCCCGCTTCCTTTTTTCACCCCctctttctaatttctttgtCTGGCACGCCAGTACCTCCTAGGTgaagggaggggcggggcagcCTATCAGTCCTCAGACTGGTTCCTCTGCCGAGAGCGTGGCTCCACCCACCGGTCGCCCAGCAAGCTCGGGGCGGGGCTGCTCCTGGCGCCCAGCCGGTGGAGCCTGCCTGGAGAGGGCCACGCCAGCGGAAGGGCGGCCGGAGGTGGCCGGACCTGCCTTCCTACTGGACGCCAGGGGCCCGCCCCTTCCGGCCCGTTGGGCGAGAGCCGAGGCGTGGAGTACGACCTTTTGGACCCCCTGGGTGGAAACTGAACCTCTGCCTGGACTGTGGAGATGGGCACCCTGCCATCTCAGAGGCCGCCTGGGTCCAGTGCTGTCTCCATCTGGCCAGTGACCTCGATGAGTTCCTACCCCTCCAGGAGTCGTGGTCTCTCCTGTGAATCAGGAGGAGGACGTTGGCAGATAACCTTTGACCTGTCTCTCAGTCTGGCTTTGTGGAGGTAGCTCTTTGTACTCTGGTGGTGACTCCCCTGAGCCCACCACCACATGTTGAGCCTGGAGAGAGTCCTGGGACAGGGATAGACAGCCTTGATCCCCCAGGCTGCGCTGGGCCACCTCCCATCCCTGGGGCCCCAGAGGATGGTCAGTTACTTCTGTCTCACGTGGGGTGGATGACCCCTCAGGTGTGTAGTGACCTCCCAGAGTATGCTGAGGCACCAGGGAAGTGGAAGCCATTAGCATTGTCGTTAACGTCCCCGTCCTGACCTGTGCTGGCCAGACCTTGCCCTGACAAGACAGAAGTGGATCTGGCCCTACTTCTCTCTTGTGGTCAGTTGGCCTCACTAGATCCCAGGCCTAGATGTGAGCACAAATCAGTTCACCCCCGCAGATGCCACCTGCCAGCTCCCCTAGGCTTCTGTGTCTCAACAGCTTTGTGGCAAGAACCAgtttaaagaattttttcttaCCCTCCTAAATCTCTCCAGGAATTCCTGGTGAATAGAAGAATGGCATGGGTCCTCGGAACATTTTGCAGGTAAGGGAGTAGGGCTCCCCGGGCCTGTGGGTGTTCCCAGTGCCTCAGCTGGCCTGCCCTGGCACAGCACCTCCAAGGAAGCTCCGAGCAGCTAGCCTGGCTGCCGGGTATTTTTAGCTACAGATCCAGCCCCTACACCACCACTGGAGCCAGGTCCAAATCAAACACGCTCcaggcagggtggggctggggctctgTGCCAGCCTCGCAGccaggcaggggtgggtgggcaggctgGGGCCAGTGTCAGCTGTCCTGCCTGGACCTGGGCCGGCCTGGGAAGACCTGCTTTCGTGTAAGTCATTTTTTCTGTTATAAGTTGAAATCCATTAGTTAGACAGAAAAGGTGGAAACCGAGGTCTGAGGATTTTGAGGAAAAGTTAAGTGCCCTCTCCCTACGGGCTGGAGCAGTTCCCACAGTTTGCTCAGAATGGGCAAACTCTAAGTGAGTTCTCTCAAGGCCCTTCCCAGATGAGGTAGTCTTACTCTCCCAGTCACTCCCTGAGCTTCAGGGTATCTGATGTGAGGTCAGGCCTGTGCCTGGCTCAAAGGTAAGTGGTCCTCCCCTCCCTCAAAGCCCTCTTCCGTCCTCCCTCTCCCTGAGTGAtggcttcctccccctcctcttctgccaGCCCCAGGCTGCCACTGTGTAGAGATGGCCCCAGCTCTGTCCTCACCAGCCAATCACAGCTCCCCCCTGGTCACCGGAAAGAGCTTTGGCTGGGCTCCTCTGTTCAGAGCCTCTGTCTGACACCCATCTTGAGCCTGATAGCCAGGCCCCTGTGATCTAACCCTCACCACCTTGACAACCATGTCTGGCCTCCCTCCTCATGCCCCAGCCACCGCCAAACCTGATGGGGTTTCCAGCCACCATGCATTTACTCAGGCTGGGTACCCATCCTACTTCCACTGGCCCTTCCTGCAAGCACTGCCAAGCTTAGTTCATGTGTTGCCCAGCTCTCAACTTCCTCTGAACCCCACGGGGGCTCCGGTGTCTGAATTGTTCTTGTCTCGCAGACTCCTTTAGACTGCTTCCCCCAGGACTGAGTTCCTCAAAGGCAGGAACACAATTGCCTCTCAATAAACGTGTGCTGcaaagaaggaatgaatgaattgctGTATATTTGTCTAGGGGTGCTTGACCCAGCAGATGCCCTCTGGCCCGGTGACAGAGTAGGGCTTTCCGCTTAAGAACCTGGAGCTGGGtcttctcttcccagctctgggcTCTTTGGGGGCTTCCTGGGGCAGTCTCTGCTGCCATCTGGTGGTCAGATTATGCCTTGCAGTCTCTGAAAACGTTGACCTGGCATTTATGGTGCCAGGTTGACGATTTCCTTTCCGAAGTAAAATTTACCTGATCCTTGCTGAGTACCTGAAAGTGGGGAATCTTCTGGGTGGGATGAGGGCAAGAAGATCCTGAATCCTGCCAGCCCTTCTCTGAGGAAACTGTCAGATGTCCTACCCCAGCTGGGAAAGATTCTGCTCTCTCACCTAGCCATGTCCCAGTGCCTGCCTGGTACATGCCTGATCTTGGGGGTCCCTCTGCCAGTCCTGACCACTGGCCTGGTTTGTGCAAAAGACAGTccaagggagggaaggggtgggaggcaggggtggTTTTGCCCAGACGCCCTGATAGTACCTGGCCAGAGTGAATGCTCAGTAAATAGCAGTTTGGTTCCGGGGGTTGAGGAGAAAGCTTGGGATGAAGGATATGTGGCTGCTGGCTGGAGAACACAAATTTCTTGGTGGGAGCAGGGTTATCAGTCTCCAAAGTGGACGGAAGGGGGCCCAGCTGATCTCAACTAGATTTACCTtgaccttccccttccccttctcgaCGGCGTCTTGCTTGGTTCCCACGCCTCTGGGCCTTGCTAGAAAGAGGTTCCCGCCCGCTTGGTTTGGGGCCAACCCTCGAAAGGGTTCTGGGGCCACTCACCTGTTACCAAAGTTGCCGCGCCGAGGCCATCGCTCGGCAGAGGGCGCCAGATCTCCACCTTTGGGAGGTGGGGTGATAGGTAAGCGGAACCGCTATTCCCCAACCCACACACGGGCTCACTCCCATAGGGCCAGACCACGTGGGCAGACAGGACCCCTATGCCAGGATCTTTCTTGGAACCACCGACGCTACCTTCTGGGGGAAAACAGGTCAGAGTGGACTTCCCCGAGGCCACATAGTTGGGGCGGGGAGAAGCTGGGGGGCTTTTCCCAGAGCTTGAGACCAAGGCTCCTCGAACCCGAGGGCTGGGGGGCAGTCCGCCAATCAAAGAGACCCTGCCCGATGGAGGAGGCCGAGTCGGCCAATCAGAGGGTCCCTGCCTGAAGACAGAGACTGCCAATCAAGGGTGCCAGGCGGGAAGGGGCGGAAACTATCAGATCTTGCTGGTTGGGGTGTGGGGGGCGCCGTGACTCGCAGGAGAGATGGGAGCTGCGCTTGCCGCTGAGCACTCCGTTTCTcagttgcctcagtttccctgggaATGAGAGGTGAAGACTCTGGGCCGAGAGCCTAGCAGGAAGGAAATAGTCTGGGAGGTCGACCCCGGCTGGCTGCCTGGCGGAGGAGGTGCCGCCTTCGAGGGCGGGGCTTCTCTTAGCCCCGCCCTAGGGGCCAGCccgcgccccgcccgccccggatCGCTCAACCTTAGCGCTCTCCTCAGGGCGCCGCCGCCAGTGCTGCCTGCTCCCGGCTATGGACAACCCTGGGGCCCCAGCCCCGACTGCCGCCCCGGGCCCGGGCAAGAAGCAGCTGAAAATCGTGGTTGTGGGCGACGGCGGCTGCGGCAAGAGTTCGCTGCTCATGGTGTACAGCCAGGGGTCCTTCCCCGAGGTGAGGCCCGCCGGGGGGCTGGAAGCAGGCTGGGGGCGAGGGAGACGGGCTTGGGACCACTGGGGGTGAGGGACAGACCTCAGCCTGCGCCCCGAACCCGGACCCCAGGTCCCTGGCGTCCTGCGCACGGAGAGGCGGCCGTCACCCCGGGGCGCCCCCTCGGGAATTCCAGAGCCCAGCAGAGTGAGGGGGGCTGAGCCGGATGGGgtgaaggtgggggtggggatccAGTCGGACCCTGGGTCCCCGCCGCACCTCTTAAGAACCAACACTGCCCGTTCTCCGACAGCACTACGCCCCATCCGTGTT
This genomic window contains:
- the RHOF gene encoding rho-related GTP-binding protein RhoF isoform X1, whose product is MKDMWLLAGEHKFLGGSRVISLQSGRKGAQLISTRFTLTFPFPFSTASCLVPTPLGLARKRFPPAWFGANPRKGSGATHLLPKLPRRGHRSAEGARSPPLGGGVIGRRRQCCLLPAMDNPGAPAPTAAPGPGKKQLKIVVVGDGGCGKSSLLMVYSQGSFPEHYAPSVFEKYTASVTVGSKEVTLNLYDTAGQEDYDRLRPLSYQNTQLVLICYDVMNPTSYDNVLIKWFPEVTHFCRGIPILLVGCKTDLRKDKEQLRKLRAAQLEPITYTQGQSACEQIQAALYLECSAKFRENVEDVFREAAKVALSALKKAQRQKQHRLCLLL